A window from Pseudomonas sp. Tri1 encodes these proteins:
- the ltaE gene encoding low-specificity L-threonine aldolase, with translation MSVIDLRSDTVTQPSAGMLDAMASAPTGDDVYGEDPTVNRLEAELAERLGFAAALFVPTGTMSNLLGLMAHCERGDEYIVGQQAHTYKYEGGGAAVLGSIQPQPLEVQADGSLDLAQVAAAIKPDDFHFARTRLLALENTMQGKVLPLDYLARARQFTREHGLALHLDGARLYNAAVKLNVDAREITQYFDSVSVCLSKGLGAPIGSVLCGSVELIGKARRLRKMVGGGMRQAGILAAAGLYALEHQVQRLAEDHANAQRLAEGLRAAGYEVEPVQTNMVYVQMGERAEAIKTFAAERDVKLSAAPRLRMVTHMDVDRAQIDQVIATFVDFSRH, from the coding sequence ATGAGTGTTATCGATCTTCGCAGCGACACGGTCACCCAGCCCTCCGCCGGCATGCTCGATGCCATGGCCAGTGCGCCGACCGGCGACGATGTGTATGGCGAAGACCCTACCGTCAATCGACTCGAAGCCGAACTGGCCGAGCGCCTGGGGTTCGCGGCGGCGCTGTTCGTGCCGACGGGCACCATGAGCAACCTGCTGGGGTTGATGGCCCATTGCGAGCGCGGCGATGAATACATCGTCGGCCAGCAGGCCCACACCTATAAGTACGAAGGCGGCGGTGCGGCTGTGCTTGGTTCGATCCAGCCTCAGCCTCTTGAGGTGCAAGCGGACGGCTCCCTGGACCTGGCGCAAGTCGCCGCGGCGATCAAACCCGATGATTTCCATTTTGCCCGCACCCGCTTGCTGGCCCTGGAAAACACTATGCAGGGCAAGGTCCTGCCGCTGGATTACCTGGCTCGGGCCCGGCAGTTCACCCGGGAGCATGGCCTGGCCCTGCACCTGGACGGCGCGCGGCTGTACAACGCTGCGGTCAAGTTGAATGTCGATGCTCGGGAGATCACGCAATATTTCGATTCAGTATCGGTGTGCCTGTCCAAAGGCCTTGGCGCGCCCATTGGCTCGGTCCTGTGCGGTAGCGTCGAGTTGATCGGCAAGGCGCGTCGGCTGCGCAAGATGGTCGGCGGCGGTATGCGCCAGGCTGGGATCCTCGCGGCGGCGGGGCTGTATGCCCTGGAGCACCAGGTCCAGCGCTTGGCCGAGGACCACGCCAATGCCCAGCGCCTGGCCGAGGGCTTGCGGGCAGCGGGTTACGAGGTCGAGCCGGTGCAGACCAACATGGTCTACGTGCAAATGGGCGAGCGGGCCGAGGCGATCAAGACCTTTGCCGCTGAGCGTGACGTCAAGCTCAGTGCTGCACCACGCCTGCGCATGGTGACGCACATGGACGTGGACAGGGCGCAAATCGACCAAGTGATCGCCACTTTCGTCGATTTTTCCCGCCACTGA
- a CDS encoding 6,7-dimethyl-8-ribityllumazine synthase — protein MQPTAIDSKSKSHPGERVAFIQACWHKEIVDQSRKGFVAEMIVQGYQESDIDFFEVGGAFEIPLHAKLLAKSGRYAGIVAAGLVVDGGIYRHEFVAQSVISGLMQVQLETEVPVFSVVLTPHHFHAGEEHQKFFFEHFVHKGQEAAKTCADTLHKTRALRRSEQRAVAV, from the coding sequence ATGCAACCCACTGCAATCGACAGCAAAAGCAAAAGTCATCCGGGCGAGCGCGTCGCGTTCATCCAGGCCTGCTGGCACAAGGAAATCGTCGACCAGAGCCGTAAGGGCTTCGTCGCCGAAATGATCGTCCAGGGTTATCAGGAAAGCGACATCGACTTCTTCGAAGTCGGCGGCGCCTTCGAGATCCCGCTGCACGCCAAGCTGCTGGCCAAGTCAGGCCGTTACGCTGGCATCGTCGCCGCCGGCCTGGTGGTGGATGGCGGCATCTACCGTCACGAGTTCGTCGCCCAATCGGTGATCAGCGGCCTGATGCAGGTTCAACTGGAAACCGAAGTGCCGGTATTCTCGGTCGTGCTTACGCCGCATCACTTCCATGCCGGGGAAGAGCATCAGAAGTTCTTCTTCGAGCATTTCGTGCACAAGGGCCAGGAAGCAGCGAAGACCTGTGCCGATACGTTGCACAAGACCCGGGCGTTGCGGCGTAGTGAGCAGCGGGCGGTAGCAGTCTAA
- the astA gene encoding arginine N-succinyltransferase — translation MIVRPVRSSDLPALIALARSTGTGLTTLPANEERLAHRVGWAEKTFRGEAGRGDADYLFVLEDDDGRVVGISAIAGAVGLREPWYNFRVGLTVSASQELNIYREIPTLFLANDLTGNSELCSLFLHADFRTGLNGRMLAKARLLFIAEFPQLFGNKIIAEMRGMSDDNGRSPFWESLGRHFFKMEFSQADYLTGVGNKAFIAELMPKFPLYTCFLSEDARAVIGQVHPDTEPALSMLKSEGFSYQGYVDIFDAGPAVECETGKIRAVRDSQALVLAIGTPGDDATPFLIHNRKREDCRITAAPARLAAGTLVVDPLTAKRLQLNAGDQVRAVALSAARESK, via the coding sequence ATGATCGTTCGTCCCGTACGCAGCAGTGACTTACCCGCTCTAATTGCCCTGGCCCGCAGCACCGGCACCGGCCTGACCACCTTGCCGGCTAACGAAGAGCGCCTGGCCCATCGGGTCGGCTGGGCCGAGAAGACCTTTCGCGGCGAAGCCGGGCGCGGTGACGCGGACTACCTGTTCGTGCTCGAAGACGACGACGGTCGGGTGGTCGGTATTTCCGCCATTGCGGGCGCCGTGGGGCTGCGTGAGCCCTGGTACAACTTCCGGGTCGGCCTGACGGTCAGCGCCTCCCAGGAACTGAATATCTACCGGGAAATTCCGACGCTGTTTTTGGCCAACGACCTGACTGGCAATTCCGAGCTGTGCTCGCTGTTCCTGCACGCCGACTTCCGTACCGGCCTCAATGGCCGGATGCTGGCCAAGGCGCGGCTGTTGTTCATTGCCGAATTCCCACAATTGTTCGGCAACAAGATCATCGCCGAGATGCGCGGCATGTCTGACGACAACGGTCGTTCGCCGTTCTGGGAAAGCCTGGGCCGACACTTCTTCAAGATGGAATTCAGTCAGGCCGATTACCTGACCGGCGTGGGCAACAAGGCGTTCATCGCCGAGCTGATGCCCAAGTTTCCGCTGTACACGTGCTTTCTGTCTGAAGATGCCCGGGCCGTGATCGGCCAGGTTCACCCAGACACCGAGCCCGCGCTGTCGATGCTCAAGAGCGAAGGTTTCAGCTACCAGGGTTACGTCGACATCTTCGACGCCGGCCCGGCGGTGGAATGTGAAACCGGCAAGATCCGCGCGGTTCGCGACAGCCAGGCGCTGGTCCTGGCCATCGGCACGCCGGGCGACGATGCCACGCCGTTCCTGATTCATAACCGCAAGCGCGAAGACTGCCGCATTACCGCCGCACCGGCGCGCCTCGCTGCGGGCACCCTGGTGGTCGACCCGCTGACCGCCAAACGTCTTCAACTCAACGCTGGCGATCAGGTGCGTGCCGTCGCGTTGTCTGCTGCTCGGGAGTCGAAATAA
- the astD gene encoding succinylglutamate-semialdehyde dehydrogenase yields MMNSLYIAGSWLEGQGDVFESLNPVTQQVLWSGKGATAAQVESAVQAARQAFPDWARRSLDERIQVLEAFAASLKKHADELAHCIGEETGKPLWEAATEVTSMVNKVAISVQSYRERTGEKSGPLGDATAVLRHKPHGVVAVFGPYNFPGHLPNGHIVPALLAGNCVLFKPSELTPKVAELTVKCWVEAGLPAGVLNLLQGARETGIALAANPGIDGLFFTGSSRTGNLLHQQFSGRPDKILALEMGGNNPLVVDEVADVDAAVYTIIQSAFISAGQRCTCARRLLVPEGAWGDALLARLVAVSSTIEVGAFDQQPAPFMGSVISLGAAKALMDAQDHLLGLGAVPLLAMTQPQAQAALLTPGILDVTAVAERPDEELFGPLLQVIRYTDFPAAIAEANNTQYGLAAGLLSDSQARYQQFWLESRAGIVNWNKQLTGAASSAPFGGVGASGNHRASAYYAADYCAYPVASLETPSLVMPAALTPGVRMV; encoded by the coding sequence ATAATGAATTCGCTGTACATCGCAGGAAGTTGGCTGGAAGGCCAGGGCGACGTATTTGAGTCGTTGAACCCGGTGACCCAGCAGGTGCTGTGGTCTGGCAAGGGGGCCACGGCCGCGCAGGTGGAATCGGCGGTGCAGGCGGCGCGCCAGGCCTTCCCGGATTGGGCCCGGCGTTCTCTGGACGAGCGCATCCAGGTGCTGGAAGCCTTTGCCGCGAGCCTGAAAAAACACGCTGACGAACTGGCCCATTGCATCGGTGAGGAAACCGGCAAGCCGTTGTGGGAAGCGGCCACCGAAGTCACCAGCATGGTCAACAAGGTCGCTATCTCGGTGCAGAGCTATCGCGAGCGTACCGGCGAAAAGAGCGGTCCCCTGGGCGACGCCACCGCCGTGCTGCGCCACAAGCCTCACGGTGTGGTCGCAGTGTTTGGGCCCTACAACTTCCCCGGCCACTTGCCCAACGGGCACATTGTCCCGGCCCTGCTGGCCGGCAATTGCGTGCTGTTCAAACCCAGCGAGCTGACGCCGAAAGTCGCCGAGTTGACGGTCAAGTGCTGGGTCGAGGCCGGTCTGCCGGCGGGCGTGCTGAACCTGCTGCAAGGGGCGCGGGAAACCGGTATCGCCCTGGCGGCCAACCCGGGCATCGACGGGCTGTTTTTCACCGGCTCCAGTCGCACCGGCAATCTGTTGCATCAACAGTTTTCCGGTCGTCCGGACAAGATCCTGGCGCTGGAAATGGGCGGTAACAACCCGTTGGTGGTGGATGAGGTGGCCGATGTCGACGCGGCGGTCTACACCATCATTCAGTCCGCCTTCATTTCCGCCGGCCAGCGTTGCACCTGTGCGCGCCGCCTGCTGGTACCGGAAGGCGCGTGGGGCGATGCCTTGCTGGCGCGCCTGGTGGCGGTCAGCTCGACCATCGAGGTTGGGGCCTTCGACCAGCAACCGGCGCCGTTCATGGGCTCGGTGATTTCCCTGGGCGCCGCGAAAGCCTTGATGGATGCGCAAGACCATTTGCTCGGCCTGGGTGCCGTGCCGCTGTTGGCAATGACCCAACCCCAGGCCCAGGCGGCCTTGCTGACGCCGGGTATCCTCGACGTGACAGCGGTGGCCGAACGTCCTGACGAGGAGCTGTTCGGGCCGTTGCTGCAGGTGATTCGCTACACGGATTTCCCAGCGGCGATCGCCGAGGCCAACAATACTCAATATGGCCTGGCCGCCGGGTTGCTGTCGGACTCCCAGGCGCGTTACCAGCAGTTTTGGCTCGAGAGCCGTGCCGGTATCGTCAACTGGAACAAACAGCTGACGGGGGCTGCCAGCAGCGCACCGTTCGGCGGTGTCGGCGCTTCGGGCAACCATCGCGCCAGCGCTTATTACGCGGCGGATTATTGCGCCTACCCGGTGGCTTCCCTGGAAACCCCGAGCCTTGTCATGCCGGCTGCCCTGACCCCTGGCGTGAGAATGGTGTGA
- the astE gene encoding succinylglutamate desuccinylase, with the protein MLALGKLLELTLAGREPAEKTQLTVEGVRMRWLSEGALEVKPPEARDNGLDLLLSAGIHGNETAPIELLDRLLHDIARGHLKPRARILFLFGNPEAIRRGERFVEQDVNRLFNGRHELSGGAEALRACELERLAASFFSRPERSRLHYDLHTAIRGSKIEQFALYPWKEGRQHSRRELARLRAAGMEAVLLQNKPSIVFSAYTYDQLGAESFTLELGKARPFGQNDGVNVSLLETRLQRIIEGNEPELDEGLDGLQLFSVAREIIKHSDSFRLNLPADVENFSELGKGYVLAEDIAQTRWVIEEEGARIIFPNPKVKNGLRAGILIVPATDENLI; encoded by the coding sequence ATGCTCGCCCTCGGCAAACTGCTTGAACTGACCCTCGCCGGCCGTGAACCGGCGGAGAAGACTCAACTGACTGTCGAAGGCGTACGGATGCGCTGGTTGAGCGAGGGCGCGCTGGAGGTCAAGCCGCCCGAAGCCCGGGATAACGGCTTGGACCTGCTGCTGTCGGCCGGTATCCACGGCAACGAAACCGCGCCCATCGAATTGCTCGACCGTCTACTGCATGACATTGCCCGAGGCCATTTGAAACCGCGGGCACGCATTCTGTTTTTGTTCGGCAACCCCGAGGCCATCCGACGCGGTGAGCGTTTTGTCGAACAGGACGTCAATCGGCTGTTCAACGGCCGCCATGAACTGAGCGGCGGCGCCGAGGCGTTGCGGGCTTGCGAACTGGAGCGACTGGCCGCGAGTTTCTTCAGTCGGCCAGAACGCAGCCGTTTGCATTACGACCTGCACACCGCTATTCGCGGTTCGAAGATCGAGCAGTTCGCCTTGTACCCGTGGAAGGAAGGTCGCCAGCACTCACGCCGTGAGCTGGCGCGCCTGCGTGCTGCGGGCATGGAAGCGGTGTTGCTGCAGAACAAGCCGTCCATTGTGTTCAGCGCCTACACCTACGATCAGCTCGGTGCCGAATCCTTCACCCTGGAACTGGGCAAGGCCCGGCCGTTCGGGCAGAACGACGGCGTCAACGTCAGCCTGCTGGAAACCCGCCTGCAACGGATCATCGAAGGCAACGAGCCTGAGCTGGATGAAGGGCTCGATGGCTTGCAGCTATTCAGCGTGGCGCGGGAAATCATCAAGCACAGCGACAGCTTCCGCTTGAACCTGCCGGCGGACGTCGAGAATTTCTCGGAACTGGGCAAAGGCTATGTGCTGGCCGAAGACATCGCCCAGACGCGTTGGGTGATCGAAGAGGAGGGGGCTCGGATCATCTTTCCCAACCCCAAGGTCAAGAATGGCTTGCGGGCCGGCATCCTGATCGTGCCGGCGACAGACGAAAATCTGATCTGA
- the astB gene encoding N-succinylarginine dihydrolase gives MKSYEVNFDGLVGPTHNYGGLSYGNVASQSNSQQSSNPKEAALQGLAKMKALMDMGFQQGVLAPQERPDVAALRRLGFAGSDAQVIQQAAKEAMPLLVASCSASSMWVANAATVSPSADTADGRVHFTAANLNCKYHRSIEHPTTSRVLGAMFADQQHFAHHAALPAVAQFGDEGAANHTRFCRAYGEAGVEFFVFGRSAFDTRYPAPQKYPARQTLEASQAVARLHGLREEGVVYAQQNPSVIDQGVFHNDVIAVGNGEVLFYHEDAFLETDKMLAELSRKLAKVGGKFQSVCVPRSAVTVDDAVRSYLFNSQLLSRPDGSMLLIVPEECRSNERVWQYLQGLTGAGGVIREVKVFDLKQSMQNGGGPACLRLRVALNETELAAVNPGVIMTAPLYDSLTQWVERHYRDRMTENDLADPQLLLECRAALDELTQILKLGAVYPFQIN, from the coding sequence ATGAAATCCTATGAAGTCAACTTTGACGGTCTAGTGGGGCCGACCCATAACTACGGCGGGCTCTCGTACGGCAACGTCGCGTCCCAGAGCAACAGCCAGCAGTCCTCCAACCCCAAGGAAGCGGCGTTGCAGGGCCTGGCAAAAATGAAAGCGCTGATGGACATGGGTTTCCAGCAAGGGGTGCTGGCGCCACAGGAGCGCCCGGACGTAGCAGCCCTGCGTCGGTTGGGCTTTGCCGGCAGCGATGCGCAGGTGATTCAGCAGGCCGCGAAAGAAGCGATGCCGCTGCTGGTCGCCAGTTGCTCGGCCTCCAGCATGTGGGTGGCCAACGCCGCGACCGTCAGCCCGAGCGCCGACACCGCTGACGGTCGCGTGCATTTCACTGCCGCCAACCTGAACTGCAAATACCACCGCAGCATCGAACACCCGACCACCAGCCGCGTGCTGGGAGCGATGTTTGCTGACCAGCAGCACTTCGCCCATCACGCCGCCTTGCCGGCAGTGGCGCAGTTCGGCGACGAAGGCGCGGCTAACCATACCCGTTTCTGTCGCGCCTACGGCGAGGCCGGCGTGGAGTTTTTCGTATTCGGCCGCAGTGCCTTTGACACCCGTTACCCCGCACCGCAGAAATACCCGGCGCGCCAGACCCTGGAAGCCTCCCAGGCTGTCGCGCGTCTGCATGGGCTGAGGGAGGAGGGCGTGGTGTATGCCCAGCAAAACCCGTCGGTGATCGATCAGGGCGTGTTCCACAACGACGTGATCGCGGTGGGCAACGGCGAAGTGTTGTTCTACCACGAGGATGCGTTCCTCGAGACCGACAAGATGCTGGCCGAGTTGAGCCGCAAACTCGCCAAGGTCGGTGGGAAATTCCAGTCGGTGTGTGTGCCACGTTCAGCGGTGACTGTCGATGACGCCGTGCGCTCCTACCTGTTCAATAGCCAGCTGCTGTCGCGTCCCGACGGCTCGATGCTGTTGATCGTGCCGGAAGAGTGCCGCAGCAACGAACGCGTCTGGCAATACCTGCAAGGCCTGACGGGCGCTGGCGGGGTGATTCGCGAGGTCAAGGTCTTCGATCTCAAGCAAAGCATGCAGAACGGTGGCGGCCCAGCCTGCCTGAGGTTACGCGTGGCCCTCAATGAAACCGAGCTGGCGGCCGTCAACCCAGGGGTTATCATGACCGCGCCGTTGTACGATTCGCTGACCCAATGGGTTGAGCGACACTACCGCGACCGCATGACCGAAAACGATCTGGCAGACCCGCAGTTACTGCTCGAATGCCGTGCGGCTCTGGATGAACTGACACAAATCCTTAAACTTGGCGCGGTTTATCCTTTCCAGATCAATTGA
- the alaS gene encoding alanine--tRNA ligase yields the protein MKSAEIREAFLRFFEEQGHTRVASSSLIPGNDPTLLFTNAGMNQFKDCFLGQEKRAYTRAVSSQKCVRAGGKHNDLENVGYTARHHTFFEMLGNFSFGDYFKRDAITFAWTFLTSDKWLNLPKEKLWVTVYATDDEAYDIWTKEVGVPAERMVRIGDNKGAPYASDNFWTMGDTGPCGPCTEIFYDHGADIWGGPPGSPEEDGDRYIEIWNNVFMQFNRTADGVLHPLPAPSVDTGMGLERISAVLQHVHSNYEIDLFQSLLSASAKAIGCTNDNQASLKVVADHIRSCGFLIADGVLPSNEGRGYVLRRIIRRACRHGNKLGAKGSFFYQIVAALVAEMGEAFPELKSQQAHIERVLKAEEEQFAKTLEQGLKILEQDLAELKGNVVPGDVVFKLYDTYGFPMDLTGDIARERNLTLDEEGFEREMEAQRVRARSASSFGMDYNSLVKVDVATEFTGYAGTTGSAKIVAIYKDGQSVDILSEGQEGVIVLDKTPFYAESGGQIGDSGYLQAGNSRFDVRDTTKTGGAFLHHGVLASGSLMIAAPVAAHVDADVRHATSLNHSATHLLHAALRQVLGDHVQQKGSLVDSQRLRFDFSHFEAIKPEQLKALEDIVNAEIRKNSPVETEETDIETAKRKGAMALFGEKYGDSVRVLSMGDFSVELCGGIHANRTGDIGLMKIISEGGVASGVRRIEAVTGAAALAYLNAAEEQLKEAASLIKGSRENLIDKLSAVLERNRLLEKQLEQLQAKAASAAGDDLSAQAVDVKGVKVLAVRLDGQDGKALLGLVDQLKNKLGRAVILLGSVHEEKVVLVAGVTKDLTGQLKAGDLMKQAAAAVGGKGGGRPDMAQGGGTDVGALDAALAQTVAFVEQGI from the coding sequence ATGAAAAGCGCAGAAATCCGTGAAGCCTTCCTTCGCTTCTTCGAAGAGCAAGGCCACACCCGAGTAGCCTCCAGCTCTTTGATTCCGGGCAACGACCCGACCCTGCTGTTCACCAACGCGGGGATGAACCAGTTCAAGGATTGCTTCCTGGGCCAGGAAAAACGTGCCTACACCCGTGCGGTAAGCAGCCAGAAATGCGTGCGCGCCGGCGGCAAGCACAACGACCTGGAAAACGTCGGCTATACCGCTCGTCACCACACCTTCTTCGAAATGCTGGGTAACTTCAGCTTTGGTGATTATTTCAAGCGCGACGCCATTACCTTCGCCTGGACCTTCCTGACCTCCGACAAGTGGCTGAACCTGCCCAAGGAGAAGCTTTGGGTAACGGTCTACGCCACCGATGACGAAGCCTATGACATCTGGACCAAAGAGGTCGGTGTCCCGGCAGAGCGCATGGTGCGCATTGGCGACAACAAAGGCGCGCCTTACGCTTCCGATAACTTCTGGACCATGGGCGACACCGGCCCGTGCGGCCCGTGCACCGAGATTTTCTACGATCACGGCGCTGACATCTGGGGCGGCCCACCCGGCTCGCCGGAAGAAGACGGCGACCGCTACATCGAGATCTGGAACAACGTGTTCATGCAGTTCAACCGCACCGCCGATGGCGTGTTGCATCCGTTGCCAGCGCCGTCGGTCGATACCGGCATGGGCCTGGAGCGGATCAGTGCGGTGTTGCAGCACGTCCATTCCAACTACGAAATCGACCTGTTCCAGAGCCTGCTGAGCGCTTCGGCCAAGGCCATCGGTTGCACCAACGACAACCAGGCTTCGCTGAAAGTCGTGGCCGACCACATCCGCTCCTGCGGTTTCCTGATTGCCGACGGTGTGTTGCCGTCCAACGAGGGTCGCGGCTATGTGCTGCGTCGGATCATCCGCCGCGCCTGCCGTCACGGCAACAAACTGGGCGCCAAGGGCAGCTTCTTCTATCAGATCGTCGCGGCGCTGGTGGCCGAGATGGGCGAAGCCTTCCCGGAGCTCAAGTCCCAGCAGGCGCACATCGAGCGTGTGCTCAAGGCTGAAGAAGAGCAATTCGCCAAGACCCTGGAGCAAGGCCTGAAGATCCTCGAGCAGGACCTGGCCGAACTCAAGGGCAACGTGGTTCCGGGCGACGTGGTGTTCAAGTTGTACGACACCTACGGTTTCCCGATGGACCTGACCGGCGACATCGCCCGCGAACGCAACCTGACCCTCGATGAGGAAGGTTTCGAGCGTGAGATGGAAGCCCAGCGGGTGCGTGCGCGTTCCGCCAGCTCCTTCGGCATGGACTACAACAGCCTGGTCAAGGTTGACGTGGCCACCGAGTTCACCGGCTATGCCGGCACCACCGGTTCGGCCAAGATCGTGGCTATCTATAAGGACGGTCAGTCGGTCGACATCCTGAGCGAAGGCCAGGAAGGCGTGATCGTGCTGGACAAGACGCCGTTCTACGCCGAATCCGGCGGCCAGATCGGCGACAGCGGCTATCTGCAGGCCGGCAACTCGCGTTTCGACGTGCGTGACACCACCAAGACCGGCGGCGCGTTCCTGCATCACGGTGTGCTGGCTTCGGGCAGCCTGATGATCGCAGCCCCGGTGGCCGCTCATGTCGATGCCGACGTTCGTCACGCCACGTCGCTGAACCACTCCGCCACGCACTTGCTGCACGCAGCATTGCGCCAGGTGCTGGGTGATCACGTCCAGCAGAAGGGCTCGTTGGTCGACAGTCAGCGCCTGCGCTTTGACTTCAGCCATTTCGAGGCCATCAAGCCTGAGCAACTCAAGGCGCTGGAAGACATCGTCAACGCCGAGATTCGCAAGAACTCTCCGGTAGAAACCGAAGAAACCGACATCGAGACCGCCAAGCGCAAAGGTGCGATGGCGTTGTTCGGCGAGAAGTACGGCGACAGCGTACGTGTACTGAGCATGGGCGACTTCTCTGTTGAGCTGTGCGGTGGCATCCACGCCAATCGGACAGGCGACATCGGCCTGATGAAAATCATCAGCGAAGGCGGCGTGGCGTCCGGCGTGCGCCGCATCGAGGCGGTCACCGGCGCTGCGGCCCTGGCGTACCTCAACGCGGCTGAAGAACAACTCAAGGAAGCGGCGAGCCTGATCAAGGGCAGCCGTGAGAACCTGATCGACAAGCTGTCGGCTGTGCTAGAGCGCAACCGCCTGCTGGAAAAGCAACTCGAGCAGTTGCAAGCCAAGGCTGCCAGCGCCGCAGGCGACGATCTGTCGGCCCAGGCCGTGGATGTCAAGGGCGTGAAAGTACTGGCCGTGCGTCTCGACGGCCAGGATGGCAAGGCCCTGCTGGGGCTGGTCGATCAGTTGAAGAACAAACTCGGTCGCGCAGTGATCCTGCTCGGCAGTGTCCATGAGGAAAAGGTCGTTCTCGTCGCAGGCGTGACCAAAGACCTGACTGGCCAACTCAAAGCCGGTGATTTGATGAAGCAGGCCGCTGCGGCAGTGGGCGGCAAGGGCGGTGGTCGTCCGGACATGGCGCAAGGCGGCGGTACCGACGTCGGCGCACTGGATGCGGCACTGGCCCAGACCGTTGCATTTGTAGAGCAGGGTATTTAA
- the aruF gene encoding arginine/ornithine succinyltransferase subunit alpha gives MLVMRPAQMADLGEVQRLAADSPIGVTSLPDDVERLSDKIAASEASFAAEVSFNGEESYFFVLEDTATGKLAGCSAIVASAGYSEPFYSFRNETFVHASRELKIHNKIHVLSQCHDLTGNSLLTSFYVVPELVGSPWSELNSRGRLLFVASHPERFADSVVTEIVGYSDENGDSPFWDAIGRNFFDLNYAAAERLCGLKSRTFLAELMPHYPIYVPLLPDAAQEAMGQVHPRAQITFDILMREGFETDHYIDIFDGGPTLHARVSGIRSIAQSRVVPVKIGEPVKGVGRQYLVANAQLQDYRAVLLELDYAPGKPVTLDMEAAEALGVGEGASVRLVAV, from the coding sequence ATGCTGGTGATGCGCCCCGCGCAAATGGCTGATCTGGGCGAGGTACAGCGTCTGGCTGCGGACAGTCCGATCGGTGTCACTTCCTTGCCGGATGACGTGGAACGCCTGAGCGACAAGATCGCCGCAAGCGAAGCTTCGTTTGCTGCCGAAGTCAGCTTCAATGGTGAAGAAAGCTATTTCTTTGTCCTCGAGGACACTGCGACCGGCAAGCTGGCAGGCTGTTCGGCCATCGTCGCTTCGGCCGGCTATTCCGAACCGTTCTACAGCTTTCGTAACGAGACCTTCGTCCACGCCTCCCGTGAGCTGAAGATCCACAACAAGATCCACGTGCTCTCCCAATGTCACGACCTGACCGGCAACAGCCTGTTGACCAGTTTCTATGTGGTGCCCGAGTTGGTCGGCTCGCCATGGTCGGAACTCAATTCCCGCGGGCGCTTGTTGTTCGTCGCCAGCCATCCGGAGCGGTTTGCCGATTCGGTGGTGACCGAGATCGTCGGCTACAGCGATGAGAATGGCGACTCGCCGTTCTGGGATGCCATCGGTCGCAATTTCTTCGACCTCAATTACGCCGCCGCCGAGCGCCTGTGCGGGCTGAAAAGCCGCACCTTCCTCGCCGAGCTGATGCCCCATTACCCGATCTATGTGCCGTTGTTGCCGGACGCCGCCCAGGAAGCCATGGGCCAGGTTCATCCGCGGGCGCAGATCACCTTCGACATCCTGATGCGCGAGGGTTTCGAGACCGATCATTACATCGACATCTTTGACGGTGGCCCGACCTTGCATGCCCGTGTCTCGGGGATCCGCTCGATTGCCCAGAGCCGCGTGGTGCCGGTCAAGATCGGCGAACCGGTCAAGGGCGTTGGCCGGCAATACCTGGTGGCCAATGCTCAGTTGCAGGATTACCGCGCCGTGCTGCTCGAGCTCGACTACGCGCCGGGCAAGCCGGTGACCCTGGACATGGAAGCAGCCGAAGCCCTGGGTGTTGGCGAAGGTGCCAGCGTGCGCCTGGTAGCGGTTTAA